One window of Marmota flaviventris isolate mMarFla1 chromosome 5, mMarFla1.hap1, whole genome shotgun sequence genomic DNA carries:
- the LOC139705831 gene encoding ly6/PLAUR domain-containing protein 8-like → MDARRRWLWEGGDMGLQHSSSPWYLLQFGSSKSPGVPCTEGLVASLETQVGEPVGAGAAWAEGFTPGGPPLGKVSISTMKVALTAAIFAALVTATAGGMGVPTGQGRQPVYILYCAQKSLSCVQCSSWSGSCANEKATQCASGADTSCVSSSANFSLGEQHSSGACSGLELKRKKDIPGHSSVCRERRLVTQGGRRLAPGEFLRLYQDMSCSGQNCTQELDPFTVHVASGKHVHFASQCCQGQPCGNDSDVLVPAPDDGSSNTMCPACYGLNTTSCSEKTHRCSWGQQCVQIEVDFTNGTSRIQHLLLKGCSDISNSTCQLLGTANQTVRGIIFRQVQCSQASLVPNTSGSFKASLSSWVLGSLLLLGLLL, encoded by the exons ATGGATGCAAGGAGACGCTGGCTCTGGGAGGGCGGGGACATGGGACTCCAGCATAGCTCTTCTCCGTGGTACTTGCTGCAGTTTGGGTCCTCAAAGTCCCCTGGAGTCCCATGTACTGAAGGCTTGGTTGCCAGTCTGGAGACCCAGGTGGGGGAGCCTGTGGGAGCCGGGGCTGCGTGGGCAGAAG GCTTCACCCCTGGTGGCCCACCCTTGGGAAAGGTCAGCATCAGCACCATGAAAGTTGCTCTCACGGCTGCCATCTTCGCAGCTCTTGTAACTGCCACTGCAG GAGGTATGGGGGTACCCACAGGGCAGGGCCGCCAGCCCGTCTACATCCTCTACTGTGCCCAGA AATCCCTGAGTTGTGTCCAGTGTAGCTCGTGGTCAGGATCCTGTGCTAATGAGAAAGCCACACAGTGTGCTTCAGGAGCTGACACCAGCTGCGTGAGTTCCTCGGCCAACTTCTCTCTAGGTGAGCAGCACAGCTCTGGGGCTTGCTCGGGGCTGGAGCTGAAGAGGAAGAAGGACATCCCAG GCCACAGCAGTGTATGCAGAGAGAGGCGATTAGTCACACAAGGAGGCAGACGGCTTGCCCCAG GAGAATTCCTCAGGCTGTACCAGGACATGTCCTGCTCAGGACAGAACTGCACGCAGGAGCTGGATCCCTTCACTGTCCACGTGGCTTCTGGGAAGCACGTCCACTTCGCCAGCCAGTGCTGCCAAGGACAGCCCTGCGGAAATGACAGCGATGTCCTGG TCCCTGCCCCAGATGACGGGTCCAGCAACACCATGTGCCCTGCTTGCTATGGACTCAACACGACTTCCTGCAGCGAGAAGACCCACAGGTGTAGTTGGGGACAGCAGTGTGTCCAGATAGAGGTGGACTTCACGAATGGTACGTCTAGGA TTCAGCACCTCCTGCTGAAAGGCTGTTCCGACATCAGTAACTCCACCTGTCAGCTCCTGGGCACTGCCAACCAGACAGTCAGGGGAATCATCTTCCGACAGGTCCAGTGTTCACAAGCCTCCTTAGTCCCCAACACCAGCGGCAGCTTCAAAGCCTCCCTCAGCTCCTGGGTCCTTGGTAGCCTCCTCCTGCTGGGGCTGCTGCTCTGA